Proteins found in one Campylobacter concisus genomic segment:
- a CDS encoding Hcp family type VI secretion system effector, which yields MSQPVYIKVKGSTQGLISSGASTEASIGNRYQSGHEDEIMAQEVSHIVTVPTDPQSGQPSGQRVHKPFSFTTSLNKAVPLLYNALTQGERLPEVEIYWYRTSTSGGAEHFFTTKLEDATITDITLVSPNAQDKLNSDKTELFKVSMNYRKIVWEHVAAGTSGSDDWREATKKA from the coding sequence ATGTCACAACCAGTGTATATTAAAGTGAAAGGTTCTACACAAGGACTTATTTCAAGCGGTGCTTCAACAGAAGCTAGTATAGGTAATCGCTATCAGTCAGGTCACGAAGATGAGATCATGGCTCAAGAGGTTTCTCATATAGTAACAGTTCCAACTGATCCACAAAGTGGCCAACCATCAGGTCAAAGAGTCCATAAGCCATTTAGTTTTACTACATCACTAAATAAAGCTGTTCCACTTCTTTACAATGCTTTAACACAAGGTGAAAGACTTCCAGAGGTTGAGATCTATTGGTATAGAACATCAACTAGTGGTGGTGCAGAGCATTTCTTCACCACAAAACTAGAAGATGCAACTATAACAGATATTACTCTAGTAAGTCCAAATGCTCAAGACAAGCTAAACAGCGACAAAACAGAGCTTTTCAAAGTTTCAATGAACTATAGAAAGATAGTTTGGGAACACGTAGCTGCAGGCACAAGCGGAAGCGACGACTGGAGAGAAGCTACTAAAAAAGCTTAA
- the tssM gene encoding type VI secretion system membrane subunit TssM, which produces MAFIDYLRRFFVFFRFKHSTILVASIALSILFWLYAPLIAFNDVYSFASISSRVTILIAFWAVILFFVLIKPLMHYLASQKDEKNNKLKEIKKESMDSFGKAKRNFMLSLKDAKTTWKKDINFKKLPLIMIMGNEGAGKSAFINYSNIEFPLSDSLDTYKKIHKSTTNFNLYISKFGALLDTEGIHFAQESLYQPTATEELPEDDVDKNRDYLLKKSIWSEFLHFLKRNDFNARLSGAVLIIDTKKFLEGTQEYFDELIRYMIKRVNDCEKHLNIKFPIYIVFSKLDLIDGMGDYFRLFNEDVANKALGINLDPNFSKQSLETELKNLSESLFKHLMSKNSISHLLEDKKRSYLFLKQLDNFFALVKDFVTKLSSQNALKNSSTINGIYFVSAYQENIPINYLTNTICDRYNIKKPLLRAVNNYSKRSYFVKSFLKEIAFKANLNKFGAQNRFTKFVNFVLVAILCAGVYLGSSFILDTKNIKEQNAINNANKISSYLDGKKYKDLSPTQKIELLNLLKQSLNDYPRIFSGDTKFEYITLDTSYKGFTPVKALYYDLNADFFKNTVLTEMENILKNESDPDKLIKAFYMYDSLFDKDYTNVDLFKIWISTNWDKFEKYGVAKDEFLSHIEAILKAENLNITADTVAQSIANTRLSPVQRAQRLYYILEFISFKDDKSFYDIKKDVENLYTVVQEKEAFKPFNKIYTKENLRDFLSKLSSNIDQTAGIESWLMETNSSLKDISSNDKKELSIAVIELYLQNYADKWSQILREIEPNEFSTKKEVIEELDILSKRENPLNSLIKLTNQNTNLNDENLLKYIYSLGFASSEIKRVFSDFSAKFTNYHTLNSNDLLDIISNDVTSVYKKVSDYNFEMLQSNDDKIVYAINGIKNENDPFVVLNNDAKKLPDELNEYYQKLSTLAWKQVENGASVLLSTAYRDDVFDDFESLIKPFYPFNEQSPKAVSIEEFKRFFGKNGTWNSFYDRYLKQILSKTADGYKIRPKYAKELRFSRDFLKNIAYIDRISNLMLDSNDELKLNYNLKAVDLSANFSHINISYSNNSLTYDHTIASNLIVSSKNFDISTQFKFNAVSSTGSERKELSFDGEWGWYKILKASNFSSVGVSTLNFDGRRDSYFGFEVTPNGGELLELMDIIPTINLPKKMLY; this is translated from the coding sequence TTTGTCTTTTTTAGATTTAAACACAGTACCATTTTGGTAGCTTCTATTGCATTAAGCATCTTATTTTGGCTTTACGCTCCACTTATAGCTTTTAACGATGTATATAGCTTCGCTAGTATAAGTTCAAGAGTCACTATATTAATTGCATTTTGGGCAGTTATTTTATTTTTTGTTTTAATCAAGCCATTAATGCACTATCTAGCATCTCAAAAAGATGAAAAAAATAACAAGCTAAAAGAGATCAAAAAAGAGTCTATGGATAGTTTTGGTAAGGCAAAAAGAAATTTTATGCTCTCTTTGAAAGATGCCAAAACAACATGGAAAAAAGATATAAATTTCAAAAAATTACCTTTAATAATGATAATGGGTAACGAAGGTGCTGGAAAGAGCGCGTTTATAAACTATTCAAATATCGAATTTCCACTATCTGATAGTTTAGATACTTATAAAAAAATACATAAGAGTACAACAAACTTTAATCTTTACATTTCAAAATTTGGTGCACTTTTAGATACTGAGGGTATACATTTTGCACAAGAGAGCTTGTACCAGCCAACAGCTACCGAAGAGCTTCCTGAAGATGATGTGGATAAAAATAGGGATTACTTGCTTAAAAAAAGTATCTGGAGTGAATTTTTACACTTTTTAAAACGAAATGATTTTAACGCTAGATTAAGTGGCGCGGTTTTAATCATAGATACTAAAAAATTCCTCGAAGGCACGCAAGAATATTTTGATGAATTAATTAGATATATGATAAAAAGGGTTAATGACTGTGAGAAACATCTAAATATTAAATTCCCTATTTATATTGTTTTTAGCAAACTTGACTTAATAGATGGTATGGGAGATTATTTTAGGCTTTTCAATGAAGATGTGGCAAATAAAGCTCTAGGAATAAACTTAGATCCAAATTTCTCAAAACAATCACTAGAAACTGAACTAAAAAACCTAAGCGAGTCATTATTTAAACATCTCATGAGTAAGAATTCGATTTCACACCTCTTGGAAGATAAAAAACGCTCATATCTCTTTTTAAAACAACTTGACAATTTTTTTGCTTTAGTGAAAGATTTTGTAACAAAGCTAAGCTCTCAAAATGCACTTAAAAATAGCTCAACCATAAATGGAATTTATTTCGTCAGTGCTTACCAAGAAAATATACCTATAAACTACCTTACAAATACTATTTGCGATAGATATAACATTAAAAAACCACTTTTAAGAGCAGTAAATAACTATAGCAAACGAAGCTATTTTGTAAAATCATTTTTAAAAGAGATAGCTTTTAAAGCTAACTTAAATAAATTTGGTGCTCAAAATAGATTTACAAAATTTGTAAATTTTGTTTTAGTAGCCATACTTTGTGCTGGAGTATATTTGGGTTCTAGTTTTATTCTAGATACCAAAAATATAAAAGAGCAAAATGCTATAAATAATGCAAATAAAATTTCTTCATACCTTGATGGTAAAAAATACAAGGATCTCTCTCCAACACAAAAGATCGAGCTTCTAAATTTGCTAAAACAAAGTCTAAATGACTATCCAAGAATCTTTAGCGGTGATACTAAATTTGAGTATATAACACTAGATACTTCGTATAAAGGCTTCACCCCAGTTAAAGCGCTTTACTATGATTTAAATGCTGATTTTTTCAAAAATACAGTTTTAACTGAAATGGAAAATATACTAAAAAATGAAAGCGATCCAGATAAGCTAATAAAAGCATTTTATATGTATGATTCGCTCTTTGACAAAGACTATACAAATGTGGATTTATTTAAAATTTGGATTAGCACAAACTGGGATAAATTTGAAAAATATGGCGTTGCAAAAGATGAATTTTTATCTCATATTGAGGCTATCTTAAAGGCAGAAAATTTAAATATAACCGCAGATACAGTTGCTCAAAGTATAGCAAATACGAGACTATCACCTGTTCAAAGAGCACAAAGACTCTACTACATACTTGAGTTCATATCATTCAAAGACGATAAATCTTTTTATGATATTAAAAAAGATGTTGAAAATTTATACACAGTAGTCCAAGAAAAAGAAGCATTTAAGCCATTTAATAAAATTTATACAAAAGAAAATTTAAGAGATTTCTTATCAAAGCTTAGCTCAAATATAGATCAAACAGCTGGAATAGAATCTTGGCTAATGGAGACAAATTCTTCTTTAAAAGATATTAGCTCAAATGATAAGAAAGAGTTAAGTATTGCTGTAATAGAGCTTTATTTGCAAAATTATGCTGATAAATGGAGTCAAATTTTAAGAGAAATAGAGCCAAATGAATTTAGCACAAAAAAAGAGGTCATAGAAGAGCTCGACATCTTATCAAAGAGAGAAAATCCTTTAAATTCTTTAATAAAATTAACTAATCAAAATACAAATTTAAATGATGAGAATTTACTAAAATATATCTATTCTCTAGGATTTGCTTCAAGTGAGATAAAGCGTGTTTTCAGTGATTTTAGTGCTAAATTTACTAACTATCATACGTTAAATTCTAATGACTTGCTAGATATTATAAGCAACGATGTAACAAGCGTTTATAAAAAAGTTAGTGACTATAACTTCGAAATGCTTCAAAGTAACGATGATAAAATAGTTTATGCAATAAATGGTATAAAAAACGAAAACGACCCATTCGTTGTCTTAAATAATGATGCTAAGAAGCTTCCAGATGAGTTAAATGAATATTATCAAAAGTTATCGACACTTGCATGGAAACAAGTAGAAAATGGCGCTTCAGTACTTTTATCAACAGCATATAGAGATGATGTTTTTGATGATTTTGAAAGTCTTATCAAGCCATTTTATCCATTTAATGAACAATCTCCAAAGGCTGTCAGCATAGAAGAATTTAAAAGATTCTTTGGCAAAAACGGAACTTGGAATAGCTTTTACGATAGATATCTAAAACAAATCTTAAGTAAAACCGCTGATGGCTATAAAATAAGACCAAAATATGCAAAAGAGCTAAGATTTAGCAGGGATTTTCTTAAAAATATTGCCTATATAGACAGAATTTCAAATTTAATGCTTGATTCAAATGATGAGCTAAAATTAAATTATAATTTAAAAGCTGTTGACTTATCGGCAAATTTCAGTCATATAAATATTAGTTATTCTAATAACTCTTTGACTTATGATCATACAATTGCCTCAAATTTGATAGTTTCAAGCAAAAATTTTGATATATCAACACAGTTTAAATTCAATGCAGTTTCAAGTACTGGAAGCGAGAGAAAAGAGCTAAGCTTTGATGGAGAGTGGGGCTGGTATAAGATATTAAAAGCTTCAAATTTTAGTAGTGTTGGCGTTAGTACGCTTAATTTTGATGGTAGAAGAGATTCGTATTTTGGCTTTGAAGTAACACCAAATGGAGGAGAGCTTTTAGAGCTTATGGATATCATACCAACGATAAATTTACCAAAGAAGATGCTTTATTAA